In Oncorhynchus clarkii lewisi isolate Uvic-CL-2024 chromosome 16, UVic_Ocla_1.0, whole genome shotgun sequence, one genomic interval encodes:
- the LOC139367649 gene encoding zinc finger protein 566-like, translated as MADQETGPNGLAKRAAAGAAVFKVREAAMAILQNESTGNLKVQKRIAPSTPLIVPEPSLKPYKRPPTLLLPPSYSANPVGGFTCEVCGQNFFSFPQVVRHKQFHDEERPFPCGVCGKRFLSRSHYTEHQRVHTGERPFPCDQCERSFTTHHNLKRHQTIHAKEEAYRCRKCGVLFCQRHEYPGGIPRPDLEPRPGFESTSTMQPTPPIQVTLTPKQLKKLNKKLNKKSHDLSTKHDHSKKKKRSRVKHPGPAEKVNYVCQEELWPVLLAKGEKLQKVAYDIEVII; from the coding sequence ATGGCTGACCAGGAAACTGGGCCCAATGGGCTGGCTAAGAGGGCTGCAGCAGGTGCTGCGGTTTTCAAAGTGCGTGAGGCTGCAATGGCTATTCTTCAAAACGAATCTACTGGTAACCTGAAAGTACAAAAACGGATTGCCCCATCGACTCCTTTAATTGTACCAGAACCTTCCCTGAAGCCGTACAAGCGCCCCCCCACTCTGCTATTGCCACCTTCATACAGCGCCAACCCAGTTGGAGGATTTACCTGTGAGGTGTGCGGCCAGAACTTCTTCTCTTTTCCTCAGGTGGTGAGACACAAACAGTTCCACGACGAAGAAAGGCCCTTtccctgtggtgtgtgtgggaaACGTTTCCTGAGCCGCAGCCACTACACTGAGCACCAGCGGGTTCACACTGGGGAGCGGCCCTTTCCCTGCGACCAGTGTGAGCGCTCGTTCACCACACACCACAACCTGAAGCGTCACCAAACCATCCATGCCAAAGAAGAGGCGTATCGCTGCCGGAAATGTGGCGTGCTTTTCTGCCAGCGTCACGAGTACCCCGGGGGCATACCCAGACCCGACCTCGAGCCTCGACCTGGGTTTGAGTCCACATCCACGATGCAACCAACACCTCCCATTCAGGTCACACTCACACCCAAGCAGCTTAAGAAGCTTAACAAGAAGCTTAACAAGAAGAGCCATGATCTCTCAACTAAACATGATCATTCTAAAAAGAAAAAGAGGAGTAGAGTCAAACATCCAGGCCCAGCAGAGAAAGTGAATTATGTGTGTCAAGAGGAACTTTGGCCTGTGTTGTTAGCTAAAGGAGAAAAATTGCAAAAAGTTGCTTATGACATTGAGGTTATTATATGA